The following coding sequences lie in one Vicinamibacterales bacterium genomic window:
- a CDS encoding DUF1156 domain-containing protein: MALPLDAINVASAREKSIRHGHPSTLHLWWARRPLAAARAVIFAQMVDDPSAHPDLFPTEKKQEKERQRLFEIIKDLVKWENTTNEEVLEAARAEIWQSWRYTCAENADHPRAKELFDRYKLPAFHDPFAGGGSLPLEAQRLGLESYASDLNPVAVLINKAMIEIPPKFAGRPPVNPDVRADKRLFDRKWKDAEGLAADVRYYGKWMRDEAEKRIGHLYPKIEITAEMATERDDLKPLVGQKLTVIAWLWARTVKSPNPAFAHVDVPLTTTFTLGIKPGKEAFIAPVVEGGRYRFSVKVGQPTDADATKKGTKLTGANFVCLMSGAPIGGDYIRAEARAGRMGERLMATVAEGHGFRVYLTPNEAAEGLARHAKPVWKPDVEFFQQALGFRVGNYGMTRWSDIFTSRQLVALTTFADMVHEARERVQRDATAARLPDDGKPILAGGTGVTAYADAVATYLGLATARYSNACSTLCSWNPGEKKEDIRFTFSRQALSMTWDFAEGNPFSSSSGNFSDNFDTWLYKALLFLPHATAPGTAIQADASSQAVSVGKVVSTDPPYYDNIGYADLSDFFYIWQRRSLNSILPDIFTTLAVPKIEELVATPHRHGSKDSAEAFFLAGMTQAMHRLAEQSHPAFPVTVYYAFKQAESDDAAGTASTGWDTFLEAVIHAGFAITGTWPMRTERDVRGRGIGSNALASSIILVCRHRGATAPTATRREFTSTLKAELPTALGLLQRGNIAPVDLAQAAIGPGMAVYTRYAKVLDAEGRPLSVRDALALINQTLDDALAEQEGDLDGDSRWALAWFEQSGFSEGDFGVADVLARAKNTAVQGLVEAGIVAAGRGKVRLLKPSELPDDWDPATDKRLTAWEIVHHLIRVLEAGGEGDAATLAAKLGSKAETARELCYRLYTLCERKKRAPEALAYNALVQSWPEITRLARESGKVEAAEPTLFGENEE, encoded by the coding sequence GTGGCGCTGCCCCTCGACGCCATCAACGTGGCCTCGGCCCGCGAGAAGTCCATCCGGCACGGGCACCCGAGCACGTTGCACCTGTGGTGGGCGCGTCGGCCGTTGGCAGCCGCGCGGGCGGTGATCTTCGCCCAGATGGTGGATGACCCTTCGGCCCATCCTGATCTCTTTCCAACCGAGAAGAAGCAGGAGAAGGAACGCCAGCGGCTGTTCGAAATCATCAAGGACCTGGTGAAGTGGGAGAACACCACCAACGAGGAGGTGCTGGAGGCCGCCCGGGCGGAAATCTGGCAGAGCTGGCGATACACCTGCGCGGAAAACGCTGACCACCCTCGGGCGAAGGAGCTGTTCGACCGCTACAAGCTGCCGGCGTTTCACGATCCCTTTGCCGGCGGCGGTTCGCTGCCTCTCGAGGCGCAACGACTCGGGCTGGAGAGCTACGCGAGCGACCTGAACCCGGTGGCGGTCCTGATCAACAAGGCGATGATCGAGATCCCGCCAAAGTTCGCAGGCCGGCCACCGGTCAACCCCGACGTGCGCGCGGACAAGAGACTGTTCGACAGGAAGTGGAAGGACGCCGAAGGGCTCGCCGCGGACGTTCGCTACTACGGGAAGTGGATGCGCGACGAAGCCGAGAAGCGCATCGGCCACCTCTACCCGAAGATCGAGATCACCGCGGAGATGGCGACGGAGCGCGACGACCTGAAGCCGCTTGTTGGCCAGAAGCTGACCGTGATCGCCTGGCTCTGGGCGCGAACGGTGAAGAGCCCAAATCCGGCGTTCGCGCATGTAGACGTCCCGCTCACCACGACGTTTACCCTCGGCATCAAGCCTGGCAAGGAAGCATTTATTGCGCCGGTCGTAGAGGGTGGCCGCTACCGCTTTTCCGTGAAGGTGGGTCAGCCAACGGACGCTGACGCGACGAAGAAGGGAACCAAGCTCACGGGTGCTAACTTCGTATGTCTAATGTCGGGAGCGCCGATTGGGGGAGATTACATCAGGGCTGAGGCCAGGGCAGGGCGTATGGGCGAACGGCTGATGGCCACTGTCGCCGAAGGACACGGCTTCCGTGTCTACCTGACGCCGAACGAGGCGGCCGAAGGCCTTGCGCGTCACGCAAAGCCAGTGTGGAAGCCTGACGTCGAGTTCTTTCAGCAGGCGCTCGGCTTTCGCGTAGGAAACTATGGGATGACGAGGTGGAGCGACATCTTCACATCTCGCCAACTTGTGGCGCTGACGACGTTCGCCGACATGGTCCACGAGGCACGCGAACGAGTCCAGCGGGACGCGACGGCAGCGCGTCTCCCCGATGACGGCAAGCCCATCCTCGCCGGAGGCACCGGTGTTACCGCCTATGCTGACGCTGTCGCCACGTATCTCGGATTGGCGACGGCCCGGTACTCAAATGCGTGCTCGACCTTGTGCTCGTGGAATCCGGGGGAGAAGAAGGAGGACATTCGATTCACGTTCAGTCGGCAAGCGCTGTCCATGACTTGGGACTTCGCCGAGGGGAACCCGTTCAGTTCTTCCTCGGGTAACTTCTCGGACAACTTCGACACGTGGCTTTACAAAGCGCTGCTCTTTCTTCCTCACGCAACTGCACCTGGCACTGCAATTCAAGCCGATGCATCCTCTCAGGCTGTCTCCGTTGGGAAGGTGGTCTCGACCGACCCGCCGTACTACGACAACATCGGCTACGCTGACCTGTCGGACTTCTTCTACATATGGCAGCGTCGGTCGCTGAACAGCATTCTGCCCGACATCTTCACGACACTTGCGGTCCCGAAGATCGAGGAATTGGTAGCCACCCCCCATCGCCACGGGAGCAAGGACAGTGCCGAGGCTTTCTTTCTTGCTGGCATGACCCAGGCGATGCATCGGCTCGCGGAGCAGTCTCATCCCGCATTTCCGGTCACGGTCTACTATGCCTTCAAGCAGGCTGAAAGCGACGATGCAGCAGGAACGGCGAGTACCGGCTGGGACACGTTTCTAGAGGCAGTGATCCACGCGGGGTTCGCAATTACCGGCACGTGGCCGATGCGGACAGAGCGCGATGTTCGTGGCCGGGGCATCGGCAGTAACGCCTTGGCGTCTAGCATTATCCTCGTCTGCCGCCACCGTGGGGCCACTGCACCGACCGCCACGCGTCGCGAGTTCACCTCCACGCTGAAGGCGGAACTACCGACCGCCCTCGGTCTCCTGCAACGCGGAAACATCGCGCCCGTCGACCTCGCCCAAGCCGCCATCGGTCCCGGCATGGCGGTCTACACCCGGTATGCGAAGGTCCTCGATGCCGAGGGCAGGCCCTTGTCGGTTCGCGACGCGCTGGCGCTTATCAACCAAACCCTTGACGACGCGCTGGCCGAGCAAGAGGGCGACCTGGATGGCGACAGCCGCTGGGCGCTGGCGTGGTTCGAGCAGTCCGGCTTCTCGGAGGGCGATTTCGGCGTCGCGGATGTGCTCGCACGTGCAAAGAACACCGCAGTCCAGGGCCTGGTGGAGGCGGGCATTGTCGCGGCCGGCCGCGGGAAGGTGCGTCTCCTGAAGCCCAGCGAACTGCCGGACGACTGGGATCCTGCGACGGACAAACGTCTGACGGCCTGGGAGATCGTGCACCACCTGATTCGAGTACTTGAAGCAGGTGGTGAAGGTGACGCTGCAACGCTGGCGGCGAAGCTCGGGAGCAAGGCAGAGACCGCGCGGGAGCTGTGTTACCGGCTCTACACCTTGTGCGAGCGCAAGAAACGAGCGCCCGAAGCGCTCGCCTACAACGCGCTGGTCCAGAGCTGGCCCGAGATCACGCGTCTCGCGCGCGAGAGCGGCAAGGTCGAGGCCGCAGAGCCGACGCTCTTTGGGGAGAACGAGGAATAG